CAATAATGTGCACAACTATATTGTGACCCTTATACCGGAAGGCCGCGCCGATAGGGCTGCCATGATTTTAGAGCGCGAGCGCTCTAACAATATGCTCGAGGCTGTACGCAAGGTAGACGAGCAAGAGTTCGGCTTAACCTATAAACCCTCACGCCCAATGTCAGGCGGCTACCGCTGTAGACAAGTCAACGTCGGGCTATTCGTGAATTTATTTGGCGAGGTTTACGACTGCAACGGCCTTGGCCGTTTCTTGGGGCACGTTCGCTGCGACAGCTTGGAAACAATCTGGAACTCAAAGTTTGCCAGACATGTTCGTACCCCGGTTCAAGATGGATTTTGCCTGCTGCGGGAACGTGTTTGGGACTCAGTACAGTCATCTGGGATGGAGCGTAAACTTCACCTTTATCGTCGATTCGAGGGCAGGCACGGAGCGGACGAAGTGGTGGAGCGTGGCCTGCATGCCATGCATCAGGGTGAGGAAACCCCGACCGTCGTTCCCAGCGCGGGGTCCGTCTAAGTGCAAGTTACATCTTCTGTACCAATCGTAAACGATCCGACTGTGCGGTGGATCCGGGATTGTTGGGTTACCGCGCAGAGCGCCCCACACGATTCTCCAGCTTTTGGATTCGTTAGCGTGCCGTTCGACTTTGCGGTCAGTCATCGCCCTGGTTGTCGTTTCGGTCCCGAGAAAATTCTTTCGGCACTCAATACGTTAAGCGCATATTGCGTCGACAAGCGGGTGTCGTTGGACAAGACGTCCTTCGTAGAGTGTGGATCGGTCGATGCGCTGCACTCTCTCGAGCAGTCATACTCAAACATTCGAGCTGCCATTGCCGCACTGCCGCGCAGATTATTGCCAATAGTCTTGGGTGGTGACCACTCTATTACCGACCCAGCGATACGGGGTGTTCGTGATAGGCTTTCTGGGGCGCCAATGGGGCTGATTGTTTTTGACGCCCATTTCGATTCGCGCGAACCAATACCAGGCAAGGAGCATTCCGGGCATTGGATGCGGACGCTGTCGGACGTGATTGACTATCGCAAGGTTGTCCAGATGGGAATCAACGCTGCGATTTATTCAGAGGCATACATGCGCGAGGCCGAAGCAGCCGGGGTCCTGGTGATGACACCTTACGACATACGTCGAGTAGGTTGGACTGTCGCTCTGAGAACCGCAATCGAGCATGGGACCGCTGATGGGGCCGGAGTATACATCTCCGTCGACATTGATGGCATCGACCAGGCCTATGCGCCGGGTACGAGCGTTCCCAATTGCGGTGGTCTTCTTGCCCATGAGGTTTTGGATGCGGTGTTCGAGATCGCGGTTAACGCACCAACGCTCGCTCTCGACATCACTGAAGTGAGTCCGCCTTTGGACCGAGATGATATGACCTCGCGACTTGCAGCGCAGATCATCATGAACTTCATGGCGGGTGTTGTCCGACAAACATCAAGTGGGACCTAGTTTCGCTTCAACAATCATTTGAGGTTTCAAATGGAAGAGGATATCGTGTTGGTGGCGCCAAATTGCGGCGCGTTCGCCAAGCGCCAATTTCCAAGCCGGAGATTAATCGCAATTCTAGATGAGGCGCAACTTGACGCTTTCTTGGCTTCATGTCGGGCATCGTCGCTCACCTTCTGTGGCACCTGGCGGCAACTCACCGTGCGCGTTTCTCGCGCCTTGGCGCAGTGGGCGATACAAGAGCCGGAACGAGGCTGCGGTTTCTCCCTCGCCACCAATGTATCACCCCAAATGCGCCCGCGCAGGCCATTAGATGGCAATCGAGTCTACGAGATTATCGACGGGTTTCCTGCGACCGAACATAATGCGGCGGGAAGGCAGGTCATTGATTCGAATTTCGTTATTGGACGTCTATTGGACCCAAACCTACCCGCACCATCAGGCGTTGTGATAACAGGCCACGGTAGCGAATATTGCATACGGCTCGATTCAAGGTGGTTCAGCACATTCAATACGGCTTTTCTTACTGACCCCATCATCCTTCCATCTTTCAAGTTGGGAGACGTGATTTTTCTGAATTGCTGCTCATCTCTAAAACTGGGCGATTCATGTGTTCCCGAATCGTATTCGCTGGCGGCACTTCTCTTCAGTCTCGGCTCTGCGGTGATAGGCAGCTTCCGCAACTTGCATACTTCGCCGCATT
This genomic stretch from Sinorhizobium fredii USDA 257 harbors:
- a CDS encoding agmatinase family protein — its product is MRWIRDCWVTAQSAPHDSPAFGFVSVPFDFAVSHRPGCRFGPEKILSALNTLSAYCVDKRVSLDKTSFVECGSVDALHSLEQSYSNIRAAIAALPRRLLPIVLGGDHSITDPAIRGVRDRLSGAPMGLIVFDAHFDSREPIPGKEHSGHWMRTLSDVIDYRKVVQMGINAAIYSEAYMREAEAAGVLVMTPYDIRRVGWTVALRTAIEHGTADGAGVYISVDIDGIDQAYAPGTSVPNCGGLLAHEVLDAVFEIAVNAPTLALDITEVSPPLDRDDMTSRLAAQIIMNFMAGVVRQTSSGT